In the genome of Chryseobacterium oryzae, one region contains:
- a CDS encoding LURP-one-related/scramblase family protein, which translates to MNLNNMNYPLDFKFKITTLASDFNITDKNGNYVAYVRQKMFKLKEDVIVFDNENKTKELFRIQANQWIDFNASYSIKSILSGKNFGRLARKGMRSIWKSTYNVLDEADQPKFTITEDNPWVKVFDSMVGEIPIVSMFTGYFLNPSYTVKGTDGKDYFRLKKMPSMFGRRFQLDRLIDIDDEDESLVVLSLLMMVLLERARG; encoded by the coding sequence ATGAATCTTAATAACATGAATTATCCGCTGGATTTTAAGTTTAAAATTACAACACTCGCAAGCGATTTTAACATTACCGACAAGAACGGAAACTACGTTGCGTATGTTCGACAAAAAATGTTTAAACTAAAAGAAGATGTAATTGTTTTTGATAATGAAAATAAAACCAAAGAACTTTTCAGGATTCAGGCAAACCAATGGATCGATTTCAATGCTTCTTACTCTATCAAAAGTATTTTAAGCGGTAAAAACTTTGGGAGACTCGCCAGAAAAGGGATGCGTTCTATTTGGAAATCTACTTACAATGTTTTAGATGAAGCCGATCAGCCAAAATTCACCATTACAGAAGATAATCCTTGGGTAAAGGTTTTCGACAGTATGGTAGGAGAAATCCCTATCGTTAGTATGTTTACCGGGTATTTCCTTAATCCTTCTTACACCGTAAAAGGTACAGATGGAAAAGATTATTTCAGACTCAAAAAAATGCCTTCGATGTTTGGACGAAGATTTCAACTCGACAGACTCATTGATATTGATGATGAAGATGAAAGCTTAGTAGTTTTATCTTTATTAATGATGGTTCTCTTAGAAAGAGCAAGAGGTTAA
- the recR gene encoding recombination mediator RecR, with the protein MDYPSKVLAKAVDEISGLPGIGKKTALRLALHLLKQPSSRANGLGNSIINLVNDIKYCKECHNFSDFEICEICSSYKRNNELICIVEDVRDVIAIENTGKYTGKYLILGGKISPMEGVGPNQLNIPSIEKKINEGNVKELIFALSATMEGDTTAYYIYKKFKNFNVNFSSIARGISVGDELEYADEISLGRSIINRLPYNEKD; encoded by the coding sequence ATGGATTACCCGAGTAAAGTATTGGCAAAAGCAGTCGATGAAATTTCCGGACTTCCCGGAATAGGAAAAAAGACCGCTTTACGCTTAGCTCTTCATCTTTTGAAGCAGCCCAGCTCCAGAGCAAATGGATTGGGTAATTCTATCATTAATCTGGTTAATGATATAAAATACTGCAAAGAATGCCATAATTTTTCAGATTTCGAAATTTGTGAAATCTGCAGCAGCTACAAAAGAAACAATGAGTTAATCTGCATTGTAGAAGATGTAAGAGATGTAATCGCTATAGAAAATACGGGAAAATATACGGGAAAATATCTTATTTTAGGCGGAAAGATTTCTCCTATGGAAGGTGTGGGTCCCAATCAGCTTAATATTCCCAGTATCGAAAAGAAAATTAACGAAGGAAATGTAAAAGAATTAATTTTTGCATTAAGTGCAACGATGGAAGGCGATACTACGGCATATTATATTTACAAAAAGTTCAAAAATTTTAATGTGAATTTTTCAAGTATTGCAAGAGGGATTTCGGTAGGAGATGAGCTGGAGTATGCAGACGAAATCTCTTTAGGAAGATCTATTATCAACAGACTTCCTTATAATGAAAAAGATTAA
- a CDS encoding glycosyltransferase family 2 protein, producing the protein MMVKLSFIIVNYNVTQFLRNCLHSIQKYAAEINYEIIVVDNNSPDSSWKNLISEFPDVRFIASETNEGFSKANNKAIKFAKGEYLLILNPDTELEGFYVKEILNFADSKLKLGCLGVRMHDASGKFLPESKRSVPDMFNSFEKLFAGFKKNNSKSYYHNDISEYDISETEVITGAFMLIKRATYHFVGGLDEKYFMYGEDIDICYTLLNNGFNNYYYGKVSILHHKGESTVKNKTYLKRFYGAMQIFIDKYYKNQKPVQYSFLKAGLKLRYQIEKIKLK; encoded by the coding sequence ATGATGGTGAAACTTTCTTTTATTATCGTGAATTATAATGTAACTCAATTTCTGAGGAACTGTCTTCATTCTATACAAAAATATGCTGCAGAGATAAATTATGAAATTATTGTTGTGGATAATAATTCTCCTGACAGTTCTTGGAAAAACCTAATTTCCGAATTTCCTGATGTGCGTTTTATTGCTTCTGAAACAAATGAAGGTTTTTCTAAAGCAAATAACAAAGCGATAAAATTTGCAAAAGGAGAATATCTGCTTATTTTGAATCCCGATACAGAACTGGAAGGTTTTTATGTAAAAGAAATCCTAAATTTTGCCGATTCCAAACTGAAGTTAGGGTGTCTTGGTGTAAGAATGCATGATGCTTCAGGGAAATTTCTTCCAGAAAGTAAAAGGTCGGTTCCGGATATGTTTAATTCATTCGAAAAACTTTTTGCCGGATTTAAAAAGAATAATTCGAAATCATATTACCATAATGACATTAGCGAATATGATATTTCTGAAACTGAAGTTATAACAGGAGCTTTCATGCTTATTAAGCGAGCTACATACCATTTTGTAGGAGGATTGGATGAAAAATATTTTATGTATGGTGAAGATATTGATATTTGCTATACATTATTAAATAATGGTTTCAATAATTATTATTACGGTAAAGTTTCTATCCTTCATCATAAGGGTGAAAGCACCGTAAAAAATAAAACTTACCTTAAAAGATTTTATGGAGCCATGCAGATTTTTATAGATAAGTATTATAAAAATCAGAAACCGGTACAGTATTCTTTCTTAAAAGCCGGATTGAAGCTGAGGTATCAGATTGAAAAGATAAAATTGAAATAA
- the secG gene encoding preprotein translocase subunit SecG, which translates to MDTIFTLLMVLIMIACILLVIVVMAQNPKGGGLSSTFGGASSAQFGVQRTNDFMEKSTWTLGTVIIVLILISVIVTGKPKKTAIPVPPVPAKTEAPANKTAPASGTQTPASPTK; encoded by the coding sequence ATGGATACTATATTTACACTATTGATGGTTCTTATTATGATTGCCTGCATACTTCTGGTAATCGTTGTTATGGCTCAGAATCCTAAAGGAGGAGGTCTTTCGAGTACATTCGGAGGTGCATCTTCTGCACAATTCGGAGTTCAGAGAACTAATGATTTTATGGAAAAATCTACTTGGACTTTAGGAACAGTAATTATCGTTTTAATTCTGATAAGCGTGATAGTAACGGGTAAACCAAAGAAAACAGCTATTCCGGTTCCGCCAGTTCCTGCTAAAACTGAAGCTCCTGCGAACAAAACAGCTCCGGCTTCTGGAACTCAGACTCCTGCCTCACCAACTAAATAA